Proteins encoded together in one Orrella marina window:
- the yihA gene encoding ribosome biogenesis GTP-binding protein YihA/YsxC, producing MSILHRATFVTSAARLDQLPEPGAPEVCFVGRSNAGKSTAINLLTNQRRLAYSSKTPGRTRLINMFGLPDPLNPGDYYGYLVDLPGYGYASVAKHAKEEWADVLGDYLRIRPSLAGIVIMIDIRRGVTDLDLRLTRWIAPTGKGVLALLTKADKLPYGQRMNAVFAVKKQLADIGQLAAIPFSAPARIGIEEATHHIENWISPKAVP from the coding sequence TTGTCCATCTTACATCGCGCTACTTTCGTGACTTCTGCAGCCCGGCTGGATCAGCTTCCCGAGCCTGGTGCGCCGGAGGTTTGTTTCGTAGGAAGGTCCAATGCGGGCAAGTCAACGGCAATCAACCTGCTCACCAATCAACGCCGACTGGCGTATTCGAGCAAGACACCTGGTCGCACCCGACTGATCAACATGTTTGGTCTTCCGGACCCACTCAACCCTGGAGATTACTACGGCTACCTGGTCGACCTCCCTGGCTACGGCTACGCTTCTGTCGCCAAACACGCCAAAGAAGAGTGGGCTGACGTTCTCGGAGACTACCTGAGAATCCGACCCTCACTCGCCGGTATTGTCATCATGATCGATATCCGGCGCGGGGTGACTGACCTTGATCTGCGACTGACTCGCTGGATTGCCCCGACCGGCAAGGGGGTGCTGGCTTTGCTGACCAAAGCCGACAAGTTACCCTATGGTCAGCGTATGAACGCCGTATTTGCAGTCAAGAAACAGTTGGCAGACATTGGCCAGCTTGCGGCCATTCCTTTCTCGGCACCTGCCCGCATTGGAATTGAAGAGGCCACTCACCATATCGAAAACTGGATTTCACCTAAGGCCGTCCCATGA
- a CDS encoding c-type cytochrome, translated as MSWVAKVSGVALTSGLLLGVSAVHAADVPQGPVKPDVKAGALLYQQGDPARGIVACVTCHGEAGNSALPANPNLAAQPHEYIYKQLVEFRPKEGQDAAPRRGLDGAPSVMTALATPLTEADMRNVALYLAEQPLTEPATAGHEDLMARGQKIWRGGIPDKNVPACAACHLANGAGIPAQYPRLSGQFASYIEEQLKLFRAGHRANSEMMIQIADRMTDADIKAVSDYAAGLR; from the coding sequence ATGTCTTGGGTGGCAAAGGTATCGGGCGTAGCACTGACCAGTGGTCTTTTGCTCGGAGTATCCGCAGTCCATGCTGCCGACGTTCCGCAGGGTCCGGTCAAGCCTGATGTGAAGGCGGGTGCCCTGTTGTACCAGCAAGGTGATCCTGCCAGAGGAATTGTTGCCTGTGTAACCTGTCACGGCGAAGCCGGAAACAGCGCGTTGCCAGCCAACCCCAATCTGGCCGCGCAACCACATGAGTATATTTACAAGCAGCTTGTCGAGTTCAGGCCCAAAGAGGGTCAGGACGCGGCACCTCGTCGTGGTTTGGATGGTGCTCCATCAGTTATGACGGCTCTTGCAACGCCACTGACTGAGGCGGACATGCGCAACGTGGCGCTGTATCTGGCTGAGCAGCCACTGACCGAGCCAGCAACGGCCGGACACGAAGATCTGATGGCACGTGGGCAGAAAATCTGGCGTGGTGGTATCCCGGATAAGAATGTGCCTGCCTGTGCTGCATGTCACCTGGCCAATGGTGCTGGTATCCCTGCTCAGTATCCACGTCTCAGTGGTCAGTTTGCATCGTATATTGAAGAGCAACTCAAGCTCTTTCGCGCCGGTCACCGCGCAAACAGTGAGATGATGATTCAGATTGCTGATCGCATGACGGATGCGGATATCAAAGCTGTTTCTGATTATGCAGCTGGTCTGCGTTAA